The Coprobacter tertius genome includes a region encoding these proteins:
- a CDS encoding acetate kinase, with protein sequence MKVLVLNCGSSSIKYKLFDTDTKEVLAQGGVEKIGLPGSFLKLTLPNGEKVVLEKDIPEHTVGIDFILSTLTSDKYGCISSLEEIEAVGHRVVHGGEKFNQSVLITQEVKDMIVACIDIAPLHNPANLKGIDAVEAILPQVPQVAVFDTAFHQTMPKYAYMYGIPYELYEKYAIRRYGFHGTSHRYVSRRACEFLGVPYESQKIITCHIGNGGSITAVKDGKSVDTSMGLTPVEGLMMGTRSGDIDAGALSYIMEKENLDAAGLSNLVNKKSGVLGVSGVSSDMREIEAAVANGHERAILALNMYDYRIRKYIGAYAAAMGGVDIIVFTGGVGENQTKTREVACQGLEFMGIKIDTILNAKIRGTETIISTPDSRVKVVVIPTDEEYMIASDTQEILSKC encoded by the coding sequence ATGAAAGTTTTAGTATTGAATTGCGGATCGTCTTCGATAAAGTATAAATTATTCGATACCGATACAAAAGAAGTATTGGCGCAAGGTGGCGTTGAAAAGATCGGATTGCCCGGATCTTTTTTGAAATTGACTTTGCCGAATGGAGAAAAGGTTGTTCTCGAAAAGGACATCCCGGAACACACAGTCGGTATAGATTTTATTCTGAGCACCCTCACCAGTGATAAATATGGTTGTATAAGCTCTTTGGAGGAAATAGAGGCTGTAGGTCATCGTGTCGTACATGGTGGTGAGAAGTTCAATCAGTCGGTATTGATTACTCAAGAGGTAAAAGATATGATTGTTGCCTGTATCGATATCGCACCTTTACATAACCCGGCCAATTTGAAAGGGATTGATGCTGTAGAAGCGATTCTTCCTCAGGTTCCCCAAGTTGCTGTATTCGATACGGCTTTCCATCAGACTATGCCTAAATACGCATATATGTATGGTATACCCTATGAATTGTACGAAAAATATGCGATACGACGTTATGGTTTCCATGGTACGAGTCATCGGTATGTTTCGCGCCGTGCTTGCGAATTTTTGGGTGTACCTTATGAGTCTCAAAAAATTATAACTTGTCATATCGGAAACGGTGGTTCCATTACAGCCGTAAAAGATGGTAAATCGGTTGATACTTCTATGGGGTTGACTCCGGTCGAAGGCCTGATGATGGGCACTCGTTCGGGTGATATAGATGCGGGGGCGCTTTCTTATATTATGGAAAAGGAGAACCTGGATGCTGCCGGCCTTTCTAATTTGGTGAATAAAAAAAGCGGTGTACTGGGGGTGTCTGGCGTTTCGTCCGATATGCGTGAGATAGAGGCTGCTGTGGCTAACGGCCACGAGAGGGCTATTTTAGCTTTGAATATGTATGATTATCGTATCCGTAAGTACATAGGGGCATATGCCGCCGCTATGGGAGGTGTGGATATAATCGTATTTACCGGCGGAGTCGGTGAGAACCAGACGAAGACTCGAGAAGTCGCTTGCCAGGGACTCGAATTTATGGGTATTAAAATAGATACGATATTAAATGCAAAAATACGAGGTACCGAGACTATAATCAGTACCCCCGATTCGAGAGTCAAAGTTGTCGTTATTCCTACCGACGAGGAATACATGATTGCTTCGGATACTCAGGAAATTCTTTCGAAATGTTAA
- a CDS encoding magnesium transporter CorA family protein, with product MRNFIIGTNGLTSVEKQVANCWINVEIPTQEDIRYLTEELKIPHSFIHDIEDVDERPRIEYENDWQLIIIRIPIRNNNEDTPFYTIPLGIIFKDDVITTLCYYKTEMIADFISYNNHKGIGFSNKFDLVLKLLLSSAVWYLKYLKQLNNCIRSCEKELEKSIKNRELQSLLKIEKCFVYFITALKGNAILLTRIKGRAGIDSDLLEDVEIEMKQALETANVHSDILSGMMDAYASVIGNNMNNIMKQLTLISIIMMIPTLIASFYGMNVPNALQDNPHAIAIILSISLIVSAACAWLFKLRKIL from the coding sequence ATGAGAAATTTTATTATTGGGACCAATGGTCTCACCTCTGTTGAGAAACAAGTAGCTAACTGCTGGATAAATGTTGAAATACCAACTCAAGAAGACATCAGATACCTTACCGAAGAACTTAAAATACCCCATTCATTTATTCATGATATCGAAGATGTAGACGAACGCCCTCGCATAGAATATGAGAATGACTGGCAACTGATTATAATACGTATACCCATACGGAATAATAACGAAGATACACCTTTTTATACCATACCTTTAGGAATAATTTTCAAAGATGATGTCATAACGACCCTTTGTTATTATAAGACCGAAATGATTGCCGATTTTATCTCATACAACAACCACAAAGGTATCGGATTCAGTAATAAATTCGACCTGGTGCTCAAACTCCTGCTTTCTTCAGCCGTCTGGTATCTCAAATACCTGAAACAACTGAATAACTGTATACGATCTTGTGAAAAAGAGCTGGAAAAATCCATAAAAAACAGAGAACTGCAATCATTATTGAAAATCGAAAAATGTTTCGTTTATTTCATTACGGCACTCAAAGGAAATGCCATCTTACTTACACGTATAAAAGGAAGGGCCGGCATCGATTCAGACCTTCTTGAAGATGTCGAAATTGAAATGAAACAGGCTTTGGAAACGGCTAACGTACATAGTGATATTCTCTCGGGCATGATGGATGCTTATGCCTCGGTTATCGGAAATAATATGAATAATATTATGAAGCAACTCACGCTCATCTCGATCATCATGATGATACCCACTCTAATAGCCAGTTTTTATGGAATGAATGTACCTAATGCTTTACAAGATAATCCTCATGCAATAGCCATTATCCTATCAATTTCACTGATTGTATCAGCTGCTTGTGCCTGGTTATTTAAACTCAGAAAAATATTATGA
- a CDS encoding UDP-2,3-diacylglucosamine diphosphatase, translating to MKNIYFISDLHLGARTFKNPRENEKRVVRFLDSIKENARAIYLMGDILDYWYEYKTVVPRGFTRFFGKIAELTDRGIEIHWFIGNHDIWIFDYLPSELGVIVHKTPKIVIIEGKQFFLAHGDGLGETSRSFRLIRSIFHNRICQKLFSAIHPRWTVSFAHRWSSHSRLTASDDHEYNGENDEYLVNFAKQYLSKDSSINFFIFGHRHIMLDLMLSRTSRILILGDWIHHYSYAVFDGENMILCQFENL from the coding sequence ATGAAAAATATTTATTTCATTTCGGATCTGCATTTGGGAGCCCGTACTTTCAAAAATCCTCGGGAAAACGAAAAGAGAGTCGTACGATTTCTCGATTCGATTAAAGAAAACGCTCGTGCAATATATCTCATGGGAGATATCCTCGATTACTGGTATGAATATAAAACCGTCGTTCCCAGAGGATTTACCCGTTTCTTCGGGAAAATAGCCGAGCTTACCGATCGTGGAATCGAGATTCACTGGTTTATCGGCAATCATGATATCTGGATATTCGATTATCTACCTTCCGAACTCGGGGTCATCGTACATAAAACACCCAAAATCGTCATCATCGAAGGGAAACAGTTTTTTCTTGCTCATGGCGACGGATTGGGAGAAACATCGCGGTCTTTCCGCTTGATACGCTCGATTTTTCACAACCGGATTTGTCAAAAATTATTTTCTGCTATACATCCCAGATGGACAGTATCTTTCGCCCATCGATGGTCATCACACAGTCGCCTTACAGCTTCCGACGATCACGAGTATAACGGAGAAAATGACGAATATCTCGTAAATTTTGCGAAACAATACCTATCGAAAGACAGTAGCATAAATTTCTTTATCTTCGGACACCGTCATATCATGCTCGATCTTATGTTGAGTCGTACCAGCCGAATTCTTATTCTGGGCGATTGGATACATCATTACTCTTATGCTGTCTTCGATGGTGAGAATATGATTTTATGTCAGTTTGAAAATTTGTAA
- a CDS encoding metal-sulfur cluster assembly factor, whose protein sequence is METTELTIEEKIVKMLRTVYDPEIPVNVYDLGLIYNVNVDEEKNVTIDMTLTAPNCPAADFIIEDVRMKVESIDEVKNVDIKLVFEPQWDKDMMSEEAKLELGFL, encoded by the coding sequence ATGGAAACAACCGAATTGACAATAGAAGAAAAAATAGTAAAAATGCTTCGCACCGTTTACGATCCCGAAATACCCGTAAACGTTTACGATTTGGGGCTTATCTATAATGTAAATGTCGATGAAGAAAAAAATGTTACGATAGACATGACTCTTACTGCACCCAATTGCCCCGCTGCCGATTTTATCATAGAAGATGTAAGGATGAAGGTCGAAAGTATAGATGAAGTAAAAAACGTCGATATAAAACTTGTTTTCGAACCCCAATGGGACAAAGATATGATGAGTGAAGAAGCAAAACTGGAACTCGGATTTCTCTAA
- a CDS encoding sialate O-acetylesterase produces the protein MKIKLTVLIFLLTFAISPLINAQIKLPGIFSNNMVMQRNSPVKIWGTADKKEPVEITFKGEKYKTRANSKGEWQVTLPAMSHGGPFTLEIKGKKNTITLQNIMIGDIWLCSGQSNMEWPVSFALNGKEEIKSADYPNIRLYNVPQKMEIVPMNNINAKWEPCSPETAGNFSAVAYFFARDIYRETGIPLGVINSSWGGTIIETWISSDAYAQVPENKKRDFDSQQIKDVMDFNKAGKGGIKEYQNSVLADKGLTEKWYNNNTATSAWDEMQIPGEWSNTPLAGTDGVVWFSYDIILPKDMAGKQARLSLGKIDDNDVTWVNSTEIGQTNGCNTDRIYTIPAEVLKPGKNNITVRITDETSYGGFTSEPQQLYIKTGDNEKVSLAGTWKYRTALTNKEFYKASIGPNSMPSILYNAMINPFIGFPIKGVIWYQGESNADNAHAYRTLFPSLIQNWRKKWGYDFPFYWVQLANFMAKDIEPSESQWAEVREAQSMTLSTPHTGQAVIIDIGEAGDIHPKNKQEVGRRLALIALNKDYGKTDIHYTGPTFSSMEKKGNKIIVTFDTQDSQLVIKNKYGYIEGFAIAGKDQKFVWAKATLKNGKVIVWSDDVIDPVAVRYGWGNNPDINLFDTEGLPAVPFRTDQWKGITESAN, from the coding sequence ATGAAAATAAAACTCACAGTCTTAATTTTCTTATTAACATTTGCCATATCACCCTTAATTAATGCCCAAATAAAGCTACCCGGCATTTTCAGCAATAATATGGTTATGCAACGCAACTCTCCAGTTAAGATATGGGGAACAGCCGATAAAAAAGAACCGGTTGAAATTACGTTTAAAGGAGAAAAATACAAAACACGAGCGAATTCAAAAGGCGAATGGCAGGTAACCCTTCCGGCAATGTCTCACGGAGGTCCGTTCACCTTGGAAATAAAAGGTAAAAAAAATACGATTACTTTACAGAATATCATGATCGGCGACATATGGTTATGCAGTGGCCAATCGAATATGGAATGGCCCGTAAGTTTTGCCCTGAATGGAAAAGAAGAAATAAAGAGTGCCGACTATCCCAATATTCGATTATATAATGTTCCACAGAAAATGGAAATTGTTCCCATGAACAACATAAATGCAAAATGGGAACCATGTTCTCCCGAAACCGCAGGTAATTTCTCGGCCGTAGCCTATTTTTTTGCCCGGGATATTTACCGTGAAACCGGCATTCCTTTAGGAGTTATAAATTCTTCCTGGGGAGGTACGATCATTGAAACCTGGATAAGCTCCGATGCTTATGCTCAAGTGCCGGAAAATAAAAAAAGGGATTTCGATTCCCAACAGATTAAAGACGTTATGGATTTTAACAAAGCGGGAAAAGGAGGAATTAAAGAATACCAGAATTCGGTCCTCGCAGACAAAGGTCTTACCGAAAAATGGTATAACAATAATACCGCGACCTCTGCTTGGGATGAAATGCAGATTCCGGGTGAATGGAGTAATACGCCTCTTGCCGGTACCGACGGTGTCGTTTGGTTCAGTTACGATATTATTTTACCAAAGGATATGGCCGGCAAACAGGCACGGCTTTCACTCGGGAAAATAGACGATAATGACGTTACATGGGTAAATTCGACCGAAATAGGACAGACTAACGGATGCAATACCGATCGTATTTATACCATTCCGGCAGAAGTACTTAAACCGGGGAAAAACAATATAACCGTCAGAATTACCGATGAAACAAGTTATGGCGGATTTACAAGCGAGCCACAACAATTGTATATTAAAACGGGAGATAACGAAAAAGTATCCCTCGCAGGGACATGGAAGTATAGAACCGCCCTCACTAATAAAGAATTTTATAAAGCCAGCATCGGCCCCAATTCTATGCCTTCAATACTGTATAATGCAATGATAAATCCTTTTATCGGTTTCCCGATAAAAGGGGTTATCTGGTATCAGGGTGAATCGAATGCCGACAATGCTCATGCCTACCGGACTTTATTCCCGAGCCTCATACAAAACTGGCGTAAAAAATGGGGATATGACTTTCCCTTCTATTGGGTTCAACTCGCTAACTTCATGGCTAAAGACATAGAACCTTCCGAAAGCCAATGGGCGGAAGTACGCGAAGCTCAATCCATGACTCTCTCAACTCCCCATACCGGACAAGCCGTTATAATAGATATAGGCGAAGCCGGTGATATACATCCTAAAAATAAACAGGAAGTAGGGAGACGTTTAGCCCTGATCGCTTTAAATAAAGATTACGGAAAAACAGATATCCATTATACAGGCCCGACTTTTTCTTCGATGGAGAAAAAAGGGAATAAAATAATCGTTACCTTCGATACTCAAGATTCGCAACTCGTGATAAAAAATAAATACGGATACATCGAAGGCTTTGCCATCGCAGGTAAAGATCAAAAATTCGTTTGGGCAAAAGCAACCCTTAAAAACGGAAAAGTAATTGTCTGGAGTGATGATGTCATCGATCCTGTTGCTGTTCGATACGGTTGGGGAAATAACCCCGATATCAACCTTTTCGATACAGAAGGGCTTCCCGCCGTTCCGTTTAGGACCGACCAGTGGAAAGGAATAACCGAATCTGCAAATTAA
- a CDS encoding porin family protein encodes MKKLTSFIIVALCLLMAVPAQSQLRFGVRLGANVSDMSFNKDVFKSSNIGSFTGGLMAEFMLPVFNLGIDGAVMYTRKGAKFIATGDNAGNIGNALEADAIQSTKKLDYIEIPVNLKYKIGLPIIKPYIFAGPSFSFLVGNKLSVNRLVGDENIAKELDNALSNRKFDVAINLGAGLELFSKIQVQAQYGWGLNNAIKIKEENFKVTAKNRYWTITAAYLF; translated from the coding sequence ATGAAAAAACTGACTTCATTTATTATTGTTGCATTATGCCTGCTGATGGCAGTTCCTGCGCAATCTCAGCTAAGATTCGGTGTAAGACTGGGTGCGAATGTTTCTGATATGTCTTTCAATAAAGATGTTTTTAAATCGTCTAACATAGGCAGTTTTACCGGAGGTCTTATGGCCGAATTTATGTTGCCGGTATTTAACCTGGGTATCGACGGTGCGGTTATGTATACCCGTAAAGGAGCTAAATTTATAGCGACTGGAGATAATGCTGGAAATATCGGTAATGCGCTTGAAGCGGATGCTATACAGAGTACAAAGAAACTCGATTATATCGAAATTCCTGTAAATTTGAAATATAAGATCGGATTACCCATAATAAAACCCTATATTTTTGCCGGTCCGAGTTTCTCGTTTTTGGTAGGAAATAAATTGAGTGTCAATCGCCTTGTGGGAGATGAAAATATCGCTAAAGAACTCGATAATGCGCTTTCGAACCGCAAATTCGATGTGGCTATTAATTTGGGTGCAGGTCTTGAGCTTTTCAGCAAGATACAGGTACAGGCACAATATGGCTGGGGATTGAATAATGCGATAAAAATTAAAGAAGAAAATTTTAAGGTAACGGCAAAAAATCGGTATTGGACGATTACGGCAGCTTATCTATTCTGA